In the Pseudorasbora parva isolate DD20220531a chromosome 23, ASM2467924v1, whole genome shotgun sequence genome, one interval contains:
- the c3ar1 gene encoding C3a anaphylatoxin chemotactic receptor: protein MNQTSEDDYNYSSGYDCLWCANESEVSPVEVSNSMRVISLFIYSLTFLLGVPGNIFVVYIAGMKMKRTVNTIWFLNLATADLFCCLSIPFNMAEILLDHHWPYGSVMCKILPSVIVINMFASVFTLNLISLDRFTQVITPVWAQNNRSLFVARLSCVVSWVLALVLSLPFMILRQAYTDEDFNITLCTFHSDEDVTTSGMLRSSRIIRIVFGFLIPLVCITSCYGIIARKLGRSQFQSGRAFRIMLAVVVAFFLCWLPYHVVDLIVMYGGESSMEGAVAVDPLVISLAFINSCLNPVLYVFMGQDFKNKVKLSLRHIFEKAFAEEGTQISRSTQSQQMHSML, encoded by the coding sequence ATGAACCAGACATCTGAGGACGATTACAACTACTCAAGTGGATATGATTGTCTGTGGTGTGCAAATGAGAGCGAGGTGAGCCCAGTGGAGGTGAGCAATTCTATGAGGGTGATTTCTCTGTTCATCTACAGCCTGACGTTTCTCCTCGGAGTTCCCGGAAACATCTTTGTTGTGTACATTGCTGGAATGAAGATGAAGAGGACAGTCAATACAATATGGTTTCTCAATCTAGCGACTGCCGACCTcttttgctgcctctccattcCGTTCAACATGGCGGAGATCCTCCTCGACCATCACTGGCCGTATGGGTCCGTCATGTGTAAGATTCTCCCCTCTGTTATAGTTATTAACATGTTTGCCAGTGTTTTCACCTTGAACTTGATTAGTCTAGATAGGTTCACCCAGGTGATCACACCGGTTTGGGCTCAGAATAACCGCAGCTTGTTTGTTGCGCGGCTGTCCTGTGTAGTGTCATGGGTTCTGGCTCTGGTGCTCAGCTTGCCCTTTATGATATTAAGACAGGCTTACACCGATGAAGATTTTAACATCACACTCTGCACGTTTCATTCTGATGAGGACGTTACAACATCTGGAATGCTCAGATCATCTAGAATCATCAGAATTGTGTTTGGCTTTTTGATACCGCTCGTATGCATCACGTCATGCTATGGAATCATCGCACGCAAGCTAGGCAGGAGTCAGTTTCAGTCTGGCCGAGCGTTTCGCATCATGTTGGCTGTCGTTGTGGCGTTTTTTCTGTGCTGGCTGCCGTATCACGTGGTGGACTTGATAGTAATGTATGGAGGGGAATCGAGTATGGAGGGGGCAGTGGCAGTGGATCCATTGGTCATCTCTTTGGCGTTTATCAACAGCTGCCTAAACCCCGTTCTGTATGTTTTCATGGGGCAGGATTTTAAGAACAAAGTTAAACTTTCTCTGAGACACATTTTTGAAAAGGCTTTCGCTGAGGAGGGAACACAAATATCCCGATCCACCCAGTCGCAACAAATGCACTCAATGTTGTGA